In Malus sylvestris chromosome 16, drMalSylv7.2, whole genome shotgun sequence, the following are encoded in one genomic region:
- the LOC126607553 gene encoding uncharacterized protein LOC126607553 has protein sequence MSEPGSSSDEGSSSFSSKSESAMSESSGSLLESGTRETLDDLPNRQTLAIASSSSMALGEGVVFDAIPIVRSEFTADHLKNNLLDNEKQVEALRQSCNIPRSVGIRLVHDEEWPSEPPQGHVMFYTQILLTLGVRLPLHPWLQKMLSLIGYAPGQLNPGFWDTLIGFYIIWMECGLCEPSFHQWRYCYKMRPAKSCTGYAECACRSERERIVYGKKKAYYTWKNRWCFLYNDWEYDKGVTPERRVLTHFQTVGCNVSTVRTICYLLWSFLASNTLLHVVTRGTIQLFGQELSDIEKVLRVPKEDRHLSKLRPLFRRYGFQPLVSESQGRSMEKVSKKTGTSTHKRKAPVLVPSEDILPHKKIHKFRGEPSVRPKSQDGVLKGPAFRKTGVETVDNATAVVAGEGSRLLPHPLTMEHTVQESDPGSRHEGKGKERAGSVPWKDLRVATRPKDFGDINNCLAGRRFAFDELGEPLAKDESDCDRMLKLSSYVMAEYHDRLQEVERYKAKLKENKQLVDEARRNKGLLTQALQLKDETMESLKRRNGENLRLKKLFEATKKQLEVATLEVSKVRGELDGALVEISELEKSIPTEREAAVQEYLSSSTFHLAIKPYCAQEARFEKRKWMAVLDRYDDGSILRKYHEDIDEHHRKGETFVLAVDPSSEDESDNEGSADAQTQHGEEDLGDAEDDGRTRNDTARGSASDENE, from the exons atgtcagagcctggaagttctagtgatgagggctcttctagctttagctctaagtctgagtctgcaatgtcggagtcttcagggtctttgttagagtccggtactagagaaacattggatgatcttcccaaccgtcaaactttagctattgctagttcttcctccatggcgttgggtgagggggttgtttttgatgccatacccatagttcgctctgagttcacagcagaccatctaaagaataacttgttagataatgagaagcaggttgaggcgctaaggcagtcatgtaatatccctcgtagtgtagggatacgtttggtacatgatgaagaatggccttctgagcctccccagggtcatgttatgttctacacccagatattactgactttaggggtgagactacctttacatccgtggttgcaaaagatgttatctttgatcggatatgcacctgggcaactcaatcctggtttctgggatactttgattggattttatatcatttggatggagtgtgggttgtgtgagccttccttccatcagtggcgttactgttacaagatgcgcccagcaaaatcatgcactggttatgccgagtgtgcatgtcggagtgagagagagcgtattgtgtatggtaagaaaaaggcatactacacatggaaaaaccgttggtgctttctgtataatgattgggagtatgataagggtgtcacgcctgagcgacgtgtgcttactcacttccagactgtaggttgtaacgtatcaaccgttcgtactatttgctatttgttgtggtcttttcttgcttctaacactttgcttcatgtagtgacgcggggcaccatccaactgtttgggcaggagctatctgacatagagaaggtgttgagggtgcccaaagaggatagacacttaagcaagctacgacccttatttcgtcggtacggttttcaacccttagtttccgagagccagggacgatcga tggagaaggtaagcaagaaaacagggactagcacccataaaaggaaagcaccagtgttagttccttcggaagacatcctaccgcataagaaaattcataagttccgAGGGGAACCATCCGTTAGACCTAAGTCCCAAGATGGGGTCCTTAAGGGGCCTGCCTTTAGGAAGACTGGAGTCGAGACCGTTGATAATGCTACTGCCGTAGTTGCAGGAGAAGGGAGCCGACTGTTGCCTCATCCTCTTACTATGGAGCACACTGTCCAGGAAAGTGATCCTGGTTCCCGCCATGAggggaaaggcaaggaaagagctggcagtgtcccgtggaaggacttgagggttgccacgcggccaaaggattttggggatatcaacaattgcttggcagggcgtcgattcgccttcgatgagctcggagagcccttagctaaggatgaatcggattgcgaccggatgttgaagctgtcttcatat gtcatggccgagtatcacgacagactgcaagaggttgagcggtacaaggcaaaactgaaggagaataagcagcttgtggacgaggcccgaaggaataagggacttttgactcaggctctccaactgaaggatgaaaccatggagagcttgaaaaggcgaaatggtgagaacctaaggcttaagaaattgtttgaggcaactaaaaaacagttggaggtggctaccttggaagtatccaaggttaggggagaattggatggtgccttagttgagatttctgaactggagaagagcattccaactgaaagggaggctgctgtgcaagaatacttaagttcttcgacctttcatcttgctattaaaccctactgtgctcaagaagctcgctttgaaaaaaggaaatggatggccgtccttgatcgttatgatgatgggagcattcttcgaaaataccacgaagatatagatgagcatcatcgaaagggcgagacatttgtccttgctgttgatcctagcagcgaagatgagtctgataatgaaggtagtgctgatgcacagactcagcatggtgaagaggatcttggggatgcagaggatgatggtaggacgcggaatgatactgccaggggttcggcttcagatgagaatgaatag
- the LOC126607564 gene encoding uncharacterized protein LOC126607564: MASWKKTITTPFRKACTFFNQQPGGREQKKSQLQGSESSVMALHGEVMACSYEDVQVMWSILDKSNASACSITS; encoded by the exons ATGGCTTCGTGGAAGAAAACTATTACAACTCCATTCAGGAAAGCTTGCACTTTCTTCAACCAGCAGCCAGGAGGGAGAGAGCAGAAGAAGTCTCAGCTTCAAg GGAGTGAAAGTAGCGTGATGGCTCTGCATGGTGAAGTGATGGCATGCTCATATGAAGATGTTCAGGTGATGTGGTCTATTCTGGACAAGTCCAATGCCTCAGCCTGCAGCATCACTTCTTAA